A window of Blastocatellia bacterium genomic DNA:
TTCTATCCATTCTATTTGTCCGAGCACAGCCATCCCGTTTGCCGGCTGCTGCATGTGATCGGCAGCGGTTTGGTTCTAGCAACAGCACTCTACGCGATAGCGACCCGGCAATGGGCCTTGTTATGGTTGTTGCCGGTGATCGGTTATGGATTTGCCTGGGTCGGCCATTTTTTCTTTGAGAAGAACAAACCAGCGACGTTCACCTATCCGCTCTATAGCTTCATGGCCGATTGGGTCATGTTCAAAGATGTGCTCACAGGCCGATTGAAGTTGTAATCAGCAACGAGGGAGGTCATGATGAGAAATTTTTCAGTTCAACTTGCTCGATGGCCAATGTTGCTTATCGGGTTCACGCTGGCGATGAGTGGCGCGGTGGCTGCTCAACAACCGCCGCCACCGCCGCCGCCACCACCGGCTGCTCAACAACCGCCGCCGCCACCGCCATCGGCTGGATCACCGCAAACACCAGCGCCGCCGGCGAAAGCATTGCCAACTTCACGACGCGAGGCTGCGATCATGGATTGGCAACAAGCGAAAGCCTGGACCAAAGCGTACCTTGAAGCCATGCCCGCCGAGCATTATGGATTCAAGCCAGTGCCTGAGATTCGCACGTTTGCCGATCAGTTTCTGCATGCAGCGCAGAGCACATTTGCGCTTGCAGCCGTCGCAACAGACCGTCCCAATCCCTATGAGGGAAGGGAATTCTCCGAAGAAAAGGAGTTGCAGCAGAAAGACGCGGTCATCAAGCGTGTGATGGAAGCCTATGATTTTGTCATCGAAGGGCTCAAAGCGACGACCGACGAAAAGCTCAACGTCGTCGTGCCGGCGCGGCGCGCAACGGTGCTGGCCCCCAAATGGCAACTGCTGCAATGGGCGTTCACCAATCAAACGCATCACCGCGGTCAGACGACA
This region includes:
- a CDS encoding DinB family protein translates to MMRNFSVQLARWPMLLIGFTLAMSGAVAAQQPPPPPPPPPAAQQPPPPPPSAGSPQTPAPPAKALPTSRREAAIMDWQQAKAWTKAYLEAMPAEHYGFKPVPEIRTFADQFLHAAQSTFALAAVATDRPNPYEGREFSEEKELQQKDAVIKRVMEAYDFVIEGLKATTDEKLNVVVPARRATVLAPKWQLLQWAFTNQTHHRGQTTIYLRLKGIVPPPQPPL
- a CDS encoding DUF962 domain-containing protein, which produces MAKEYTTFAEFYPFYLSEHSHPVCRLLHVIGSGLVLATALYAIATRQWALLWLLPVIGYGFAWVGHFFFEKNKPATFTYPLYSFMADWVMFKDVLTGRLKL